One stretch of Borrelia maritima DNA includes these proteins:
- a CDS encoding DUF1322 family protein, giving the protein MLKNELQELVEVNRVTNLKLNKEIYERFLSFSGMF; this is encoded by the coding sequence ATGTTAAAAAATGAGCTACAAGAGCTTGTAGAGGTTAACCGAGTGACCAATTTAAAGCTTAACAAGGAAATTTACGAACGGTTTTTGTCCTTTAGTGGCATGTTTTAA
- a CDS encoding DUF1473 family protein, whose product MEGFKQPGLVYIESFQDRNGDYIKYDYINERWIYDFLIKSSKSLGLNQEDFLETDFESVLQECVNE is encoded by the coding sequence ATAGAGGGTTTTAAACAGCCCGGGTTAGTTTACATTGAAAGTTTTCAAGATAGAAACGGCGATTATATTAAATATGACTACATTAATGAGCGTTGGATTTATGATTTTTTAATTAAAAGTAGCAAGTCTTTAGGCTTAAATCAAGAAGATTTTCTGGAAACCGATTTTGAATCTGTTTTGCAAGAATGTGTTAATGAATAG
- a CDS encoding DUF3890 domain-containing protein codes for MNENKVDANNALSANLKTQESKNLSLALKEVYERILELLMLDFKDLSIKEFSLYLNLLENILILKRIRIKSLNDSTMFVLIYYFVGCELKKTKQIKRF; via the coding sequence ATGAATGAAAACAAAGTAGATGCTAATAATGCCTTAAGTGCAAATTTAAAAACTCAAGAGAGCAAGAATCTAAGCTTGGCTTTAAAAGAAGTTTATGAGCGAATACTTGAGCTTTTAATGCTTGATTTTAAAGATCTTAGCATTAAAGAATTTTCTTTATATTTAAATTTACTTGAGAATATTTTAATTCTTAAGAGAATAAGAATTAAAAGTTTAAATGATTCTACAATGTTTGTTCTGATTTATTATTTTGTTGGTTGTGAATTAAAAAAAACGAAACAGATTAAAAGGTTTTAA
- a CDS encoding DUF1357 family protein, which translates to MAATALSSDKSSQEDLKELSSERNEVLNSSLIKEFLEYKNLKKANNAVGNFSHNDFRESVEINKLANDNLSFEYNTENLLAKGSSFKEIVKGQAEELIRKYVKTAQILAIVGTNSFDEIDLRSRAILIRVAKINIYQNKNAENSYKTINFQRIKLNKENNLRAENGFFSTHYDLRKAMLNEWEEIKHEFYCSKKVLA; encoded by the coding sequence ATAGCTGCAACGGCTTTAAGCTCAGACAAAAGCAGTCAGGAAGATTTAAAAGAGCTTAGCAGTGAAAGAAATGAAGTTTTAAATAGTTCTTTGATTAAGGAGTTTTTAGAATATAAAAATCTTAAAAAAGCAAATAATGCAGTTGGTAATTTTTCTCACAATGATTTTAGAGAATCTGTTGAGATAAATAAGCTTGCAAATGATAATTTAAGTTTTGAATATAATACAGAAAATCTTTTAGCAAAAGGGTCTTCTTTTAAAGAGATTGTAAAAGGTCAAGCTGAAGAGCTTATTAGAAAGTACGTAAAAACAGCTCAAATCTTGGCAATAGTTGGAACTAACAGCTTTGATGAGATTGACTTACGTTCCCGTGCAATATTAATAAGGGTCGCAAAGATTAACATTTATCAGAATAAGAATGCAGAAAATTCGTACAAAACAATAAATTTTCAAAGAATAAAATTAAATAAAGAAAATAATTTAAGAGCCGAAAATGGTTTTTTTAGTACGCATTATGATTTAAGAAAAGCAATGCTTAATGAATGGGAAGAGATTAAGCATGAATTTTATTGTAGTAAAAAAGTATTAGCTTAA
- a CDS encoding DUF1473 family protein — MGFDVERDELIRKLNDLQTLKEITKLMISKGFLDEFYEILNKEREDILSFTSMLFPQFFFSPVFTF, encoded by the coding sequence TTGGGATTTGATGTTGAAAGAGATGAACTTATTAGAAAGCTTAATGATCTTCAAACATTAAAAGAAATAACCAAATTAATGATCTCAAAAGGGTTTTTAGATGAATTTTACGAGATCTTAAACAAAGAGAGAGAAGATATTCTGAGCTTTACAAGTATGCTCTTCCCACAATTCTTTTTCAGTCCAGTATTCACTTTTTAA
- a CDS encoding DUF777 family protein, translating into MGVVKSFDYETQTGVVTIKEYEGLNISTRNISNFNFDLSEEDEVVLFQSNFNIFQESDNNHFDKNYFYILSVLNPKKIGIKLDQFKVSVKEFDTQIENIKFEANKLIIDVDNIEIKGNLKINGIKFENHTHSSGTLTYVNSSGLPTTTTGKQVLLLKAHKIACCLVSA; encoded by the coding sequence ATAGGCGTTGTTAAAAGTTTTGATTATGAAACTCAAACTGGCGTTGTTACTATTAAAGAATACGAAGGCCTAAATATTAGCACTAGAAATATATCTAACTTTAATTTTGATTTATCAGAAGAAGATGAAGTAGTTTTGTTTCAAAGTAATTTTAATATTTTCCAAGAAAGCGATAATAATCATTTTGACAAAAATTATTTTTACATTTTAAGCGTTCTTAATCCTAAGAAAATTGGCATTAAGCTTGATCAGTTTAAGGTAAGTGTAAAAGAATTTGATACACAAATTGAAAATATAAAATTTGAAGCTAATAAATTGATTATTGATGTAGATAATATTGAAATTAAAGGCAATTTAAAGATTAATGGAATTAAATTTGAAAATCATACGCACAGCTCTGGTACTCTAACTTATGTTAATAGTAGTGGTTTGCCAACAACTACAACCGGGAAACAGGTCCTTTTGCTTAAAGCACACAAAATTGCTTGTTGCTTGGTAAGTGCTTAA
- a CDS encoding DUF1322 family protein, giving the protein MNRQEIVTSCLKYVDYLTREANKYYFPVVMGICHMQRC; this is encoded by the coding sequence ATGAATAGGCAAGAGATTGTAACAAGTTGTTTAAAATACGTAGACTATTTGACAAGAGAAGCTAATAAGTATTATTTCCCTGTTGTAATGGGTATTTGCCACATGCAAAGATGTTAA
- a CDS encoding peptide ABC transporter substrate-binding protein, whose amino-acid sequence MLSQKLLILILGIMVAISCTISKAKDDLVFGVGIGDEPTSLDPQFCSDRLGSLIINELFIGLLRGDPKTGGYRPGLAKNWDISFDNTCYTFYLRDDIYWSDGVKITAETVRSSYIMALENELDIPNINLLTSKIKNAKEFRTTKENADEVGIRVINEKTLEITLSHPTTYFLDMLTNPIFIPIPTHIVKKFGNKWTSPENIVTSGPFKLKRRILNEEISLEKNKKFYDAKSVAINEITFVTINDTRRIYSMYEHNEIDAIFNNIPLSLINELILREDFYSADINQIGFFALNTSVKPLDNVKVREALALAVDRETLVYRVLDNNFKATRKISPNIKDYNYGKKLKLYNPRKAEKLLAEAGYPDGKKFPTLTIKYNKSDLEKEVASFIQSHWKKVLNINVEIEPETWNTHMSNVIKGQYEISIRSWQGDYLDPMAFFNIFETKNSHFSSYGYSNPELDELINKSDLEADEKNRLELLKKIEEIIIETDYPIIPIYNVSGNYLFKNDRWTGWSTNNSERFALSEIKPLEE is encoded by the coding sequence ATGTTATCGCAAAAATTACTAATTTTAATACTGGGCATTATGGTTGCAATCTCGTGCACAATTTCTAAAGCAAAAGATGACCTTGTCTTTGGGGTTGGAATTGGAGATGAGCCAACATCGCTTGATCCACAATTTTGTAGTGACAGATTGGGTAGTTTAATTATAAATGAACTATTTATTGGACTTTTAAGAGGAGATCCCAAAACTGGTGGATACAGGCCGGGACTTGCAAAAAATTGGGACATTTCCTTTGACAACACTTGCTATACATTCTATTTAAGAGACGATATTTATTGGAGTGATGGCGTTAAAATAACAGCAGAAACTGTTAGAAGCTCATACATAATGGCCTTAGAAAATGAGTTAGACATCCCAAATATTAACCTATTAACATCAAAAATAAAAAATGCAAAAGAATTTCGAACAACAAAAGAAAATGCAGATGAAGTTGGGATAAGGGTAATTAATGAAAAAACTTTAGAAATAACTCTTTCTCACCCAACAACATATTTTCTTGATATGCTTACAAACCCAATATTTATACCCATTCCTACTCACATTGTTAAAAAATTTGGAAATAAATGGACAAGTCCTGAGAACATAGTTACAAGTGGACCTTTTAAACTAAAAAGAAGAATTTTAAACGAAGAAATATCTCTTGAAAAGAATAAAAAGTTTTACGATGCTAAAAGCGTTGCTATTAATGAGATTACATTTGTTACTATAAACGACACACGCAGAATTTACAGCATGTATGAACACAATGAAATAGATGCTATTTTTAACAATATACCATTAAGCCTTATTAATGAACTTATCTTAAGAGAAGACTTTTATTCAGCTGACATTAACCAAATTGGTTTTTTTGCATTAAACACAAGTGTTAAGCCACTTGACAATGTAAAAGTTAGAGAAGCGCTGGCTCTTGCAGTTGACAGAGAAACTCTAGTCTACAGAGTGCTTGATAATAACTTTAAAGCGACAAGAAAAATTAGCCCCAACATTAAAGATTACAATTATGGAAAAAAATTAAAATTATACAACCCACGAAAAGCAGAAAAACTTTTAGCTGAAGCTGGATATCCGGATGGGAAAAAATTTCCAACTCTTACAATAAAATACAATAAAAGCGACCTTGAAAAAGAAGTTGCCAGTTTCATTCAAAGCCACTGGAAAAAAGTCTTAAATATTAATGTAGAAATTGAGCCTGAAACATGGAATACCCATATGTCAAACGTTATAAAAGGACAATATGAGATCTCAATAAGGTCCTGGCAAGGAGATTATTTAGATCCCATGGCATTCTTTAATATATTTGAAACTAAAAACTCGCATTTTTCATCTTACGGATATTCAAATCCTGAACTTGACGAGCTGATTAATAAATCTGATCTTGAAGCGGATGAAAAAAATAGATTAGAACTATTAAAAAAGATCGAAGAAATAATTATTGAAACCGATTACCCAATAATTCCTATATACAATGTTTCGGGGAACTATCTTTTCAAAAATGACAGATGGACGGGGTGGAGCACAAACAATTCAGAAAGATTTGCCCTATCAGAAATAAAGCCTTTAGAAGAATAA
- a CDS encoding DUF228 domain-containing protein, with protein sequence MSDSINFQKEIEKLKASKVELESQLESLKKNQSQKVVLDKLQSVNATSYPVFESHKFQDEGLYFVQKGGFKSSPANKFENYQALDFCYKYGGQTYCQWSTFTNSKRRR encoded by the coding sequence ATGAGTGATTCAATTAATTTTCAAAAAGAGATAGAAAAACTAAAAGCATCAAAAGTAGAACTTGAGAGTCAGCTTGAAAGTTTAAAGAAAAATCAATCTCAAAAAGTTGTTTTAGACAAACTTCAAAGTGTTAATGCTACTAGCTATCCAGTGTTTGAGAGCCATAAATTTCAAGATGAAGGGCTTTATTTTGTTCAAAAAGGTGGATTTAAAAGCTCTCCTGCTAATAAGTTTGAAAATTATCAGGCTTTAGATTTTTGCTACAAATATGGGGGTCAAACTTATTGTCAATGGTCCACATTTACAAATAGCAAGAGGCGGAGGTAG
- a CDS encoding Mlp family lipoprotein, with protein sequence MRKIRILSMLLLVFSCKQFGGVKSLTEIDSGDGNSIVVVGNTVKDPIIKEISLTEQEAKKLETLKSFLKDAMDSNGKKEEDLKAEYEKSYREFFDWLSKDVNKQKELLNSFDNVSEILTKAVDVSKKQRPTEQQSLGLEEYITHKIKNSTGGYLSLFFQKVADAFGTEEYKKGDDESVQKPVKCNEEIFKVIKRVFTESDSNKELKSLKNCENNNI encoded by the coding sequence ATGCGAAAGATAAGAATTTTATCAATGCTATTATTAGTGTTTTCTTGTAAACAATTTGGTGGTGTTAAGTCGCTTACAGAAATTGATTCTGGGGATGGTAATTCTATCGTTGTTGTTGGCAATACAGTTAAAGATCCTATTATCAAAGAGATTTCTTTAACAGAACAGGAGGCTAAAAAATTAGAGACTTTAAAAAGCTTTTTAAAAGATGCAATGGATTCTAATGGAAAAAAAGAAGAAGATTTAAAAGCAGAGTACGAGAAATCCTATAGAGAATTTTTTGATTGGCTTTCTAAGGATGTTAACAAACAAAAAGAGTTATTAAATTCTTTTGACAATGTTTCTGAAATTCTAACTAAAGCAGTAGATGTAAGTAAAAAACAAAGACCTACTGAACAACAATCTTTAGGGCTTGAAGAATACATTACCCACAAAATTAAAAATAGCACTGGCGGGTATTTGAGTTTATTTTTCCAAAAGGTAGCTGATGCATTTGGTACTGAAGAGTACAAAAAGGGTGATGATGAGAGTGTGCAAAAACCTGTAAAATGTAATGAAGAGATTTTCAAAGTAATTAAAAGAGTGTTTACAGAAAGCGATAGTAATAAAGAATTGAAAAGTTTAAAAAATTGTGAAAATAATAACATTTGA